The following are encoded together in the Ovis aries strain OAR_USU_Benz2616 breed Rambouillet chromosome X, ARS-UI_Ramb_v3.0, whole genome shotgun sequence genome:
- the ZCCHC12 gene encoding zinc finger CCHC domain-containing protein 12: MTSIIARVGNSRRQNASLPPWAHSMLRSLERSLGPLMAILAERNLKLFSGRVVPAQGEETFENWLIQVNEVLPDWNMSEEEKLRRLIKTLRGPAREVMLLLQAANPNLSVADFLHAMKLVFGESESSVTAHSKFFNTLQAQGEKASLYVIRLEVQLQNAIQAGIIAQKDANQSRLHQFLLGAELNGDLRFRLKNLLRMYANEQERLPSFLELIRMIREEEDWDDTFIKQKRAKRSESVVARATSPVAFGGSPRIVIDNKDCNVIEIDDTPDDSDEDVILVGESQDLPLSFSDSSPPRRRARPQDQVLIIDSPNNSQLPSPCTSGGSGYKNDGPGNMRRTRKRKHTIRCSYCGEEGHSKETCDNESNKAQIFENLIITLQELAHTEERSREAPVEPSDPFEQ, translated from the coding sequence ATGACTAGCATTATTGCGCGCGTGGGTAACAGCCGGCGGCAGAACGCATCCTTGCCACCTTGGGCCCATTCTATGCTAAGGTCTCTGGAGAGGAGTCTTGGTCCTCTAATGGCCATCCTGGCAGAGAGAAACCTGAAATTGTTCTCGGGGAGGGTGGTGCCAGCCCAGGGGGAAGAAACTTTTGAGAACTGGCTGATCCAAGTCAATGAGGTCTTGCCAGATTGGAATATGTCTGAAGAGGAAAAGCTCAGGCGCTTGATTAAAACCCTGAGGGGCCCCGCGCGGGAGGTGATGCTTTTGCTGCAGGCGGCCAACCCCAACCTCAGTGTGGCAGATTTCTTGCACGCCATGAAATTGGTGTTTGGGGAGTCTGAAAGCAGTGTGACTGCTCATAGTAAATTTTTTAACACCCTGCAGGCGCAAGGGGAGAAAGCCTCCCTTTATGTGATCCGTTTAGAGGTGCAGCTCCAGAATGCTATTCAGGCAGGCATCATAGCTCAGAAAGATGCCAACCAGTCTCGCCTGCACCAGTTCCTTCTAGGGGCCGAGCTGAATGGGGACCTGCGCTTCAGGCTGAAGAATCTTCTCAGGATGTATGCAAATGAGCAGGAGCGTCTCCCCAGTTTCCTGGAGTTAATCAGGATGATAAGGGAGGAAGAGGATTGGGATGACACTTTCATTAAACAGAAGCGGGCCAAGAGATCTGAGTCAGTAGTGGCAAGGGCAACTAGCCCAGTGGCATTTGGGGGCTCCCCACGCATAGTGATTGATAATAAAGACTGTAACGTGATCGAGATAGATGATacccctgatgactcagatgagGATGTGATCCTGGTGGGGGAGTCTCAGGACCTTCCACTTTCATTCTCGGATTCTTCTCCCCCCAGACGCAGGGCCAGACCTCAGGATCAAGTGCTAATCATTGATTCCCCCAACAATTCCCAGCTTCCATCTCCTTGCACCAGTGGGGGTTCTGGGTATAAGAATGATGGTCCTGGGAATATGCGTAGAACCAGGAAGCGAAAACACACAATTCGCTGTTCATATTGTGGTGAAGAGGGCCACTCAAAGGAAACCTGTGATAATGAGAGCAACAAGGCCCAGATATTTGAAAATCTGATCATTACCCTGCAGGAGCTGGCACATACGGAGGAGAGGTCAAGAGAGGCCCCTGTTGAACCCAGCGACCCTTTTGAGCAGTGA